gaggggatctatggggatctatgcgagttttaggtattgcaggtctcgaacttgtaaaatctgtaaacatgcctccaaatcccattatgataatgaagagattgccccatatctgggagactgttttgaaaccatcgctaattttggaagatcggtgccggctatttggtttaaaaaaacctatttttccccatcaaaacagcacttttcattattcaaatgatagcttattgtctgaagacttatttcatagcagaaaagtactgataacatctgatttgatgcgaaaaatctaacttttttgatgacttgattttcccttggccgtggatcgagtttgtttacaatatgcagcgccatcttggaaaagccgtgacgtcaccgcggtatcctccttgcgtgCTGCCATTTAATCATACTCGCCTTTTACTTTACCGTACTTATAAAAActtcctgagattcagggttagtTTTCACTCCTACGTCATCAAGAGGCAGAGaagtgtattgaaaaccactgattaTATCAGGATGAGTCATATTAAGTTTGTTCTTGCTTGAGGTACGGGACCCATATCCCTAGGTCAAAAGGCGAAAGGTATTAAAGAGTTCTTTTGTGCATGCGTACACAATTCCCGTATCTCTGCCACACTTGGCAAGTTTAATTCGTACGGCATTTCTCCCGTACCTTTTTCTAAGTGCACATGAGTACAGCTTAACTGTAAGTTGTAACTTATATTTTTGAATACTGGTATATATCTCTAGTGTTTACTGCCCGTGTTTGTGACAAGACGAAATCATGAAATGTCGTAGGAATGATCTTACATGTCTAACTTTTATAGACACGGAAGAGATATTAtcaaaaattttgaagaaaaatcccgggcggaattttttttaaataccaCTGTGTGATTCGAATGGGGGACGCAGGGATCCGAGACCATTGCCGTATCCACAAGGCCAGGGCGCTCTTTCTGAAACGCGAGCTTATGTGTGGAACTTGCGCTTGATGTTTCTTCAATTGAAATGTTCTTTGAAAGCATTTTCATATTCGTGCATTCATGCCAGTGCCAGTGTATTAGAAAAGCTATTGATTGTTTAAATCAGAGacgtacgaaagcccagaaggatcaTTCGAGATTCGAGATTCGAGATTCGAGATTCAAGATTCGAAATTCGAGATTCGAAATTCGAGATTCGAGATTCGAGATTCAATATCCAAAGCAGCCAATCAAAACATGTGTTTCTTAAGGCAGTCAATGAAAACAAGCGTTTCTTACGTGTCATGGGGGCGTGCACAAACACAATGGCGACGAGACATAACACCATCACCGTAACTGGTGGAAGTGGGAAATACGTTTTTCCAATGAACCAGCAACTCACAATTGATGAATTAGGTAAGATGAATCGCAAAcaagtatataggcctaaatgaGGTCTTCAGTTTTGATGCATAGTGCGTAGTACGAGCTGTTATCTAGTCGAAATAAAACCACCAGATTTTGCAGCTCGCCTACACTATACACGTACAGCTGcagtaccggtacatgtaggcctatatacgaaagcccagaaggatcaTTCGAGATTCGAGATTCGAGATTCGAGATTCAAGATTCGAAATTCGAGATTCGAAATTCGAGATTCGAGATTCAATATCCAAAGCAGCCAATCAAAACATGTGTTTCTTAAGGCAGCCAATGAAAACAAGCGTTTCTTACGTGTCATGGGGGCGTGCACAAACACAATGGCGACGAGACATAACACCATCACCGTAACTGGTGGAAGTGGGAAATACGTTTTTCCAATGAACCAGCAACTCACAATTGATGAATTAGGTGAGATGAATCGCAAAcaagtatataggcctaaatgaGGTCTTCAGTTTTGATGCATAGTGCGTAGTACGAGCTGTTATCTAGTCGAAATAAAACCAACAGATTTTGCAGCTCGCCTACACTATACACGTACAGCTGcagtaccggtacatgtaggcctataggctatTTATATAGTAGTAGACTACACCGGGGTATTCCGGTAAATACAGTTACACTAGTCTACATGCGTCCTAAAAGGATGCTATCGTACTGTGGTAAATgtatggggggagggggggggggggtatacacAGCTTATTTTGGCATGGGTAGCCTCGCCTACCACTGGAATGGACATATAGAGCCCCTGTATATAATGTTGCCCCAGCCAACGATTTTCAGCTCCGGGACTTACTTAGAGGGCTTCGTTGGCAGCTTCGTGTAGGCATGGTCGTACGATTCACACTGAATAGGCAGCATGATATTAAATCAAACTTTGATATAGTGATTGCAAGTAAAATGCATTATTTGATAGGCCTATATGATTTATAAGCCTAAATCAATGATATTGAAACACGTAGGCCTAGCTGTGAACGAACACGTCCGATGCCTGTTGGATGGCCTATTCATTTCGCCTGGGAGTGCCTCTTTCGATCTACACGCCATCATTCTTCTGGAGTTAGCAGTTGCATCGTTAATAGCTAACCCAAATCAGGTGATGGCTTAGTTTTGAGTAAACAATGTTGCATGCGAACTGTCTTCAACTAGGCCACTGAGTATGGGTAGTTATTCCCGCAAAAAAGGGGTCGACAGAGAGGTCAAAGACACGAGTAGATGTTTATGATTGTATTCGTTGAGCTGCTAGATGGCGCTGCGAATTTGTTTACTGTAAGAAAGAGTTTTAACGCGCGAGATTTGTATACAGAGAGAGTTTAAAAGACACGACTGTCCCATTACACCATGGTCACTATCCCTTTAGTTAAGTTTCGTCACCTAGAGTCTTCGTAACTCGCTTGCTTGCCAATTAAATTTCTGTTTGGTATACAAATCTCGCCCGTCTTTTGAATTTTCTCTTTAGTAACTGAGAAAATTCAAAGGACACCAACTTTCGATATTACATGCATTCGTacgtaggcctaggcctaaaacATAaaatgcttatacatgtaccttatgtattgacatttcaaattcactttTCCTTTTCAGCTCAAGTATTTCCTGGAGCTTCTTCACTCGCCTATATGGATGAGGGGTGCTCTGATAAGGTCGTTGTACCTGCCAATGATGGCGTCTTTAAAACGCCAGTGGGAGGATGGGACAAAGCTGGCAGGACATTTTATGTTGTTGATGGTATGTTGGTTTGATATGATTGTGTTTAATATAATGTTTTTTGTTCGTACTATTTGCTATATATAAATTATGTCTCAGTATGTACTACATGAATCCTTCTCCTGCTGGCCACACCAGTATGTCATGGTGGGTTTCACCCTCACTATTGCGGCCATCTCTTTTTACAAGTGACACCTACTACGCCGTGACTACAACAGCGTTGTTGTACTGGCCTTTGATTCGAGCAAAtttaacaatgttttttttatttactACAGGTAAAAGAGGAGCAGACAATAACGAAACGCGCATTAGGGAAATTATGCAAAATATTCGGACCCAAAAGAAAAAGCCACGCACCGAGGCGAAGGTATGTTTgtgaataaaaatgttttgtaagaGACTAGTATAGTATGTTTTGGCTGGTGCATAGAATAATCTGATGCCGCCTATCCCCGATGTGAGACTAAAACGTATCAATAAATTCTCAAATGCAATTGGTGGGACAGCTACAGGTAGTTATAAAATGTGCCATGTGCAATGGAGGTCCTACATAAAACCATGGACTATAGGTCCATGACAAAACTGAGAAGCATTAGACTCTATGACATTGTTTGGCCTACATGCCCACCAGTGGCCTTGTAGTGCGAACTGCACCAGTAACCAGAGGAAGTGAGCAACCGCTCGCTCCCTTTATAGAAGGACTTCTACCATAATGCAATGAAATAAGCTACAATCCGGAATAACACTAATCCACAACATTCAGGAAAAATACCTCTTGTAACTTTACTTTGGAGAATAGAGGAATCCATGAGTGGTTTTCCCCCTAAGGCTTATTTAGAGTTCATGTTCACCAAGGCatagtattacatgtagttgcaaaCCATGTCTCCTTGAATTAAATATGATGTATGGTGTTCAGTGCAGCTAAATTGACTTTCGTTTAATTTTTCAGGATAGCACGACAAGTATTGCTTCAAGAGACAAGGCGGAAAAACGCTCCTATACCAGGAGCAAGAATCCAAAGATTCGTGTTGGTTGGCGTCACACATAACTAAGTATCTCGATCAATGTGTCGCCATTTTTACTCGTAGTCCAAGCGGTTACTGCAATACGGAATGCCATTGGTCGTACTATAGTATGCCAAGCAAGCCATTTTCTGATTGGCTACTTCGGATATTGAATCTCGAATTTCGAATCTCGAATCTCGAATTTCAAATCTCGAATCTCGAATCTCGAATCTCGAAtgatccttctgggctttcgtagagaCGCGTGCACAGTCACGGTCATGACTCTGATTAACTAGCGCAGTTGAGGGATAATAACGTTTTGAGCCTGCGCAAAAAAACCGGTACACCTAGAGCATTCTGTCCTAGGGATACGGCTCCCATACCTCTAGACAGTGCGAATAAAGTTTCGCTAGACACTACTCATTTCCAGACAAAACTTCGACTTTCGAGGAAACATTTTCATTCGTGACACAGGAATATAATAAACATTTCGGTCAAACGAACATTGGTGGTGGTGTGTGGACTTTTCGTAAAATCTTCAATGCAGTGATCGGGACGATGACGGATTTTAGGGGAATGGTGTCACTCGTGACATGCCTTTGGTGTCACGAGTGATATGCTTGTTTCACGAGTGACATTGTTGGACACAGCTCGAAGGGTTAAAATCATTATCGTTTGTTGTTGTGTTGTCATTGCATCAGACTCAGACTCATTATGTTATTATATCGTTCAAAAAAACTTCCTAAATTAAAGTTTCAATAATGTTTTCAATTAAAATTCCGGACATATTACATATTGCcttttgatgattttattaCTTCGAGATGTGTCCAATTATCGCGAAAATGTCATTCAAGCTTTAGATGAGGGTCGGCTGTTATCGTGGAAGGTCCAATAACAGTTGTGTCCGAAAAGCACATTAAGTGTTGCTTCCTGTTCCTGTTCCTGAGTGATAGGGAAAGGCGTTGGTAGGAACCTATAGACATAATATTTCGGCAATATTTGGAGCAAAACCACTAAgaatattgattttaacactaaaaggaggatggattcCACTACTAATTTCAagaaagattattttaaactGAAGAACAATTCTTTTACGGCAAGACCTctgagaacataaggaacaggatggAAATTTAATTGGTATCAGACAGTGAGAGAGCCAAGAGTatcatggccaatcccaggttttcatcaatttgcatatttgacgaacataatactgctattagcatgaggaaaaccacCATGAAATTTAACAAACCAATTTACATTTACAGGTGTTACACAGCCTTGGAACTGGCCAAATTACTGATGAATGAATTCTACTATGAAGTACTTCAACCATATTTTGGTGAGAAGAACCTGGAACTACTGTATCTTGACAGAGATTCATTTGTACAGAACATTAATACTAATGATTTAACTGAatacctcaaagggttaaaggaccATTTCGACTTCAGTAACTATCCTGAGGATCATCCACTCTACGACACTaacaagaagaaggtgccaggttattttaaggatgagctaggaggagaagaGATGATAGAATTCATTGccttgagaagtaagatgtatgcttacagaACCCGGACTATGCCCAAAGAGCTTGCAACCAAAGGTCTTGCGTAAGCGGACAAAGTGTCAGAGGCAAAGAAACTGAAAGGAATTACTAAGAATGTtgtaaagagagatatcacatttAATGACTACATTTAGTGTATTGAAAAGTGTAGGTCATTTAACCACAAAATGCGTCACTTAAGGTCAGAGAAACACCAGATGTATTTGGaagaggttgaaaagaaaagtctgtgTCGTTTTGATGACAAGCGCTTCATCAATTAAAACTTCAAGATCCCCTTATGTGTGTACTGTTCGGACAAGACTTGACTGGGGGCAACTGGGTTTTGACTAATTGTCTGCTGCCTAGTTTGATTTAGTTGATTTTTATTCGATTTTAGTTGATTGTTAGTCTGTCTGCTAGTCTGACTGGTAGTTGGTATCGAGGACACTATGGTATCTATCAAATCTTCACTGGAACCTCCACTGGAATCTCTTTCTCTGCTCATTTAAGAATTAAAAATTCTTTAGGAAATTCCAAAGTACGTAAAATCTATTTTgatgaatgaaaagcatttataggcggcgcctttccaagagcctgatcaaggcgccaccccgttcaaaaccgaaaacatcattcagagaagtgcttcttaaaaagccacgtctttagctgaagtttgaaactggtgatattttggcatgccttgacgtggccagggagggcgttccaaagaacaggtgcacaagacGAGAGACTCCGGTCGCCTTGCCGAGTTCGGGTTCTTTTGACGGAGACCCGATCAAGCCCAGAATACCGCGTCTCTCGTCGGCCAGGTGCAGCACTCAAAAACCCATCGAAATATTGTGGTGCAAGACCGCTATAGATCTTATAAGCAGTCAGCGAGATCTTGTACTCGATCCTTGACCTAACAGGGAGCCAGTGCAACTGCCGAAGGGCAGGGGTTATGTGCGCAGATTTCCTAAGACGGAGGACAATCCTGGCAGCCCAGTTCTGAATACGCTGGAGTGGAGCAATGGTACTTTCATGGAGACCATACAGAATGCCATTATTGCAATCTAACTGGGAGCTGACCAACGCACAAACCAAACGCTCTGCGCTAGCTTGATCGAGGTACTTTCTTACACGACCGATGTTGTAAAGGCTTGCACTAGCTGCCCTGCAGATGGAGGAGACCTGTTTCTTCATGGTCATATTTTTATCCAGCCAAACGCCCAAGTCCTTCACACAATCCGATTCATGAATGTCCTGACCGCCAACCACAATGGACGAAATAGAGCCAGTCCTTCTGGAGGACACAAAGTTTGCCATGTCGGTCTTAGGTGCATTTAGAGCAAGTTTATTGTCCATTAACCAATCTCCAATGTCACTGATGCAGTCCTCTGC
Above is a genomic segment from Lineus longissimus chromosome 14, tnLinLong1.2, whole genome shotgun sequence containing:
- the LOC135499177 gene encoding uncharacterized protein LOC135499177, which encodes MATRHNTITVTGGSGKYVFPMNQQLTIDELAQVFPGASSLAYMDEGCSDKVVVPANDGVFKTPVGGWDKAGRTFYVVDGKRGADNNETRIREIMQNIRTQKKKPRTEAKDSTTSIASRDKAEKRSYTRSKNPKIRVGWRHT